A genomic segment from Hymenobacter cellulosilyticus encodes:
- a CDS encoding replication initiation protein encodes MTLPATTADPNYLEIRQHNAITTARYEMSACEMDIVFSLLSVLRKEDKPGTIYRIRVKELEQLTGRVWNYQRLLEATSNLRSREYHIEDNKHVLQVGLLASALYIKGEGIIELEISERMRRYLIDLKNNFTSYRLQSVFSLSSKYAKRIYQIASQWKDIGETKTFTLDEFKIMLSLKDPKGHEPEQYEKISALQKYVLDVATTQINEHTDLRINYELIKKGRSFHSIRFFVNGQVPQQLPIPFEDGAEEEKQRRALQNLEELEIRDPKLISQILGDAKKLNALFSFTYKHKIGKVKADKNPGGLFLKMVGLR; translated from the coding sequence ATGACTCTGCCCGCTACCACTGCTGACCCGAACTACCTGGAAATCCGGCAGCACAATGCCATCACCACGGCCCGTTACGAGATGAGCGCCTGCGAGATGGACATTGTCTTCTCGCTCTTATCCGTGCTGCGCAAGGAAGATAAGCCGGGTACCATCTACCGCATCCGCGTCAAGGAGCTGGAGCAGCTTACGGGCCGGGTCTGGAACTACCAGCGCCTGCTGGAGGCCACCTCCAACCTGCGCAGCCGCGAGTACCACATCGAGGATAACAAGCACGTGCTGCAGGTGGGTCTGCTGGCCTCGGCCCTCTACATCAAGGGCGAGGGCATCATTGAACTGGAAATCTCCGAGCGCATGCGGCGCTACCTGATTGATCTGAAGAACAACTTTACCTCCTACCGCCTGCAGTCGGTGTTCAGCCTATCGAGCAAGTACGCCAAACGCATCTACCAGATTGCTTCGCAGTGGAAGGACATCGGCGAGACCAAGACTTTTACCCTGGACGAGTTCAAAATTATGCTCTCGCTCAAGGACCCCAAGGGCCACGAGCCGGAACAGTACGAGAAGATTTCGGCTCTGCAGAAGTACGTGCTCGACGTGGCCACTACCCAGATCAACGAGCACACTGACCTGCGCATCAACTACGAGCTGATCAAGAAAGGGCGCTCGTTTCACAGCATCCGCTTCTTTGTCAATGGCCAAGTGCCCCAGCAGCTGCCCATTCCCTTCGAGGATGGCGCCGAGGAAGAAAAGCAGCGCCGGGCCCTGCAGAACCTGGAGGAGCTGGAAATCCGGGACCCCAAGCTCATCAGCCAGATTCTGGGTGATGCTAAGAAGCTCAATGCCTTGTTCTCGTTCACCTACAAGCACAAAATCGGCAAGGTAAAGGCGGACAAAAACCCGGGCGGGCTGTTTCTCAAAATGGTAGGTCTGCGCTAG
- a CDS encoding antitoxin VbhA family protein yields the protein MNNSITYSEREQTTAQRQELIDKARAWSVAQGAVPGPAAEAVYARYVAGELTLQDVTDELKSYYANRAAAPAGAASPAAPQGMMEPEELLLAS from the coding sequence ATGAACAACAGCATCACGTATTCCGAGCGGGAGCAGACCACCGCCCAGCGGCAGGAGCTCATCGACAAGGCCCGCGCCTGGAGCGTCGCCCAGGGGGCCGTGCCCGGTCCGGCCGCTGAAGCTGTATACGCCCGCTACGTGGCCGGCGAGCTGACGCTGCAGGACGTCACTGACGAGCTGAAAAGTTACTACGCCAACCGGGCCGCTGCCCCGGCTGGAGCTGCTAGCCCGGCTGCGCCGCAAGGCATGATGGAGCCCGAGGAGCTGCTGCTGGCTTCTTAG
- a CDS encoding Fic/DOC family protein produces the protein MLHALAIQDGFYDPTHQVIYNRLGITNQDELREAEGALSIPAMLRVVLGLVDIPGQFDAAHIKQIHRELFKDVYDWAGQTRAHGPNGPFQGQKPTYVLNPKGDLMRYGPYEQLDQRLDAIGAQLQLENNLRGLTPPQFAQRAAYYFDQYNHTHAFREGNGRTIQTVMAVLGRQAGYEVELVPAAAAQLNNVRDLAIIRPYGPLQPEKNLEPLALLLSTAIKHIPGPEAEKLRDPSQARPLAAPTSDMQRMEAQRVLQASAYVIGGALRDIDRGDTTRGNQLLQQMSQVLNGQATATQRGGSIQEAALEVSKHPVLKQEAPLVLHAVALAQSVQQLVKLEQTAQSQIQAKVSAEVKQKAPVPKRRGPKL, from the coding sequence TTGCTGCACGCCTTGGCTATTCAGGATGGATTCTACGACCCCACCCACCAAGTCATCTACAACCGGCTGGGCATCACCAACCAGGACGAGTTGCGGGAAGCCGAGGGCGCTCTGTCCATCCCCGCCATGCTGCGCGTGGTGCTCGGGCTGGTGGACATCCCGGGCCAGTTTGATGCGGCGCATATCAAGCAGATCCACCGCGAGCTGTTCAAGGACGTGTACGATTGGGCTGGCCAGACCCGCGCCCATGGACCCAACGGCCCATTCCAGGGACAGAAGCCCACCTATGTGCTCAATCCTAAGGGTGACCTCATGCGCTATGGTCCCTATGAGCAGCTTGACCAGCGCCTTGATGCCATCGGCGCCCAGCTTCAGCTGGAAAACAACCTGCGCGGCCTGACCCCGCCGCAGTTCGCCCAGCGGGCCGCGTACTACTTCGACCAGTACAACCACACCCATGCCTTTCGCGAAGGCAACGGCCGCACCATCCAGACCGTGATGGCCGTGCTGGGTCGGCAAGCCGGCTACGAAGTTGAACTCGTACCGGCTGCCGCCGCGCAGCTCAACAACGTGCGCGACCTGGCCATCATCCGCCCCTACGGTCCTTTGCAGCCGGAAAAGAACTTAGAGCCGCTGGCCCTGCTGCTGAGCACGGCCATCAAGCACATTCCCGGCCCGGAGGCTGAAAAGCTGCGTGACCCCAGCCAGGCGCGACCCCTGGCGGCGCCTACATCTGACATGCAGCGGATGGAAGCACAGCGGGTGCTGCAGGCTAGTGCCTACGTCATCGGGGGAGCCTTGCGGGACATTGACCGGGGTGATACTACCCGCGGCAACCAGCTGCTGCAGCAGATGAGCCAGGTACTGAACGGCCAGGCCACTGCAACCCAACGAGGCGGTAGCATTCAGGAAGCGGCCCTCGAAGTGTCCAAGCACCCGGTACTCAAACAGGAAGCGCCGCTGGTGCTGCACGCGGTTGCCTTGGCGCAGAGCGTGCAGCAGTTGGTGAAGCTGGAGCAGACGGCGCAGAGTCAAATCCAAGCAAAGGTCTCGGCAGAGGTCAAGCAAAAAGCTCCAGTACCCAAGCGACGTGGGCCCAAGCTATAA
- a CDS encoding DinB/UmuC family translesion DNA polymerase, giving the protein MGGVCYLDTVARRCWALEQVAVEDVWGIGRQYAQKLYTAGITTAAGLAGCSEAFARKHLGGVVGARLVRELQGYPCQGLAPSEDGTLSRRSLCCSRTFGKPLSAFPDVAGAVSAFVSRAAEKLRRQGDAAHTMTVFISKSRYGLEPPPYSCSCIFTLPVATNDTVELVRFARAALKKLWQPGMRYTKAGVILDGLEPAGQTQLTLFEAAPVSEKRIRLMAELDALNRRFGKGTVKLAATVLAPGQQVAPWEGQAQWRTPQYTTRLEDLLLVG; this is encoded by the coding sequence ATGGGAGGGGTTTGCTATTTGGATACGGTTGCACGGCGTTGCTGGGCCTTGGAGCAAGTCGCCGTAGAAGATGTATGGGGCATCGGCCGCCAATACGCCCAGAAGCTCTACACCGCCGGCATCACCACCGCGGCCGGCTTGGCGGGTTGCTCCGAGGCTTTTGCCCGCAAACACCTGGGTGGGGTCGTTGGTGCCCGGCTCGTGCGCGAGCTGCAGGGCTATCCCTGTCAGGGCCTGGCCCCTAGTGAAGACGGCACGCTTTCGCGCCGCAGTTTGTGCTGCTCGCGCACCTTCGGCAAGCCGCTGAGTGCCTTTCCCGACGTGGCCGGGGCCGTGAGTGCTTTTGTCTCGCGGGCAGCGGAGAAGCTGCGCCGGCAAGGGGATGCAGCGCATACAATGACTGTTTTTATCAGCAAGAGCCGTTACGGCCTGGAACCCCCACCCTATTCCTGCTCTTGTATTTTCACGTTGCCGGTGGCTACAAATGATACGGTGGAGTTAGTCCGCTTTGCCCGAGCTGCGCTGAAGAAGCTCTGGCAACCAGGGATGCGTTACACCAAGGCCGGGGTGATACTCGACGGGTTGGAGCCAGCAGGGCAAACCCAGCTAACCTTGTTTGAGGCCGCTCCCGTCTCGGAAAAACGCATCCGCCTGATGGCCGAGCTGGACGCGCTCAACCGGCGCTTCGGAAAAGGCACCGTGAAGCTCGCAGCTACGGTCCTAGCGCCTGGTCAGCAAGTAGCTCCATGGGAAGGACAGGCACAATGGCGAACGCCGCAGTACACGACACGGTTGGAGGATTTATTGCTGGTTGGTTGA
- a CDS encoding LexA family protein has protein sequence MHNVELIPVHDLQTPFLLPLFSCTVSAGFPSPASDHIDELFDLNRLLLRHPDATYLVRVSGESMKNAEIHEGDLLAVDKQMEADHNHIVVAVVDGECTVKRLVCEHGTWWLKPENPDYKAWEIHDAGDVKIWGVVTHVLHELIPGKLAALLRTRD, from the coding sequence ATGCACAATGTTGAATTAATCCCAGTCCACGACTTACAAACACCCTTTTTACTTCCGCTTTTCAGTTGCACAGTATCTGCTGGCTTTCCCTCCCCGGCCTCTGACCATATCGATGAACTGTTCGATTTGAACCGCCTACTACTCCGCCATCCGGATGCGACCTACTTGGTGCGGGTGAGCGGAGAGAGCATGAAAAATGCAGAAATTCACGAAGGCGACCTGCTAGCAGTGGACAAGCAGATGGAAGCCGACCACAACCACATCGTCGTGGCCGTGGTGGACGGGGAGTGCACTGTCAAACGCTTGGTATGCGAGCATGGGACCTGGTGGCTCAAGCCGGAAAACCCTGACTACAAGGCCTGGGAAATCCACGATGCCGGCGACGTGAAAATCTGGGGTGTGGTGACCCATGTGCTCCACGAACTGATACCGGGTAAACTGGCAGCTCTGTTGCGCACCCGCGACTAG
- a CDS encoding N-6 DNA methylase — MEATKALSQREGFASDAARRKRLGQYFTGTKLGRLLAALAGAEQAASIIDPMAGNGDMLVACRQYGALSASFGAMEIDPIALKACMERIPDAAPILGSAFAPESLQQLARNQWDLVITNPPYVRYQSLASGAGEDFPIPSGQEIRHHLLAAIGNAAGLDAEDKSLFKQLALAYSGLADLAVPSWILCAALCAPGGRLALVLPESWLSRDYAAIVHYLLLRWFKIKYIVEDSHAVWFPDAQVKTTLLIADRIPRKSSAFDWQESDTFLRIRLSSGTIGVGSVVDNVFDGVETNPEKAFSRLVSGWLASGIVESTPLVEAELVSLSGVAGNLRRACTKRKWLSKLESLGNSAQAGPTEAYSMPAALAQWLGHRPHSEITSLHSFGVSVGQGLRTGANFFFYADAINESEDEVELQTSKEFGRTRYQVPKSQVLPVLRKQSELPKGYVVEAQALKGRVLALQHSALPEDILLATSKSGAASPYTEISSPLADFIRVADELEVDEDGKHIRELSAVAPNVRAGGSKKAPAPRFWYMLPDFAPRHRPDLFVARVNSGSPRTFLNKNREAIVDANFSTIWLNTESVADAWGLLALMNSTWCSAALELSAAVMGGGALKVEASHLLRIPVPRFTQAEWAGLSRIGRKLANQSNDQLQADIDELVCSALLGRPATRGELQALSLIALEARMRRERRKKMDLTANVS; from the coding sequence ATGGAGGCGACCAAGGCGTTGAGCCAGCGCGAAGGTTTTGCTAGCGATGCAGCGAGACGCAAAAGGCTTGGACAGTACTTTACAGGCACGAAGCTTGGCCGGCTTTTGGCTGCACTAGCAGGTGCTGAGCAGGCGGCGAGCATCATTGACCCCATGGCCGGGAATGGGGATATGCTGGTTGCTTGCCGCCAATATGGGGCACTTTCTGCCTCATTCGGGGCGATGGAGATAGACCCGATTGCATTGAAGGCCTGTATGGAGCGTATCCCAGACGCTGCTCCAATATTGGGCAGCGCCTTTGCGCCCGAGTCTCTCCAACAGCTTGCAAGGAACCAGTGGGATTTGGTGATTACCAATCCGCCTTATGTCCGCTATCAAAGCTTGGCCAGTGGTGCCGGCGAGGACTTTCCTATTCCATCCGGGCAAGAGATTCGTCACCATTTACTGGCTGCCATTGGCAATGCTGCAGGACTCGATGCAGAGGACAAAAGCTTGTTCAAGCAGCTTGCTTTAGCCTATTCTGGCTTGGCGGACTTGGCTGTTCCTTCGTGGATACTGTGTGCGGCACTTTGTGCACCGGGGGGACGCCTGGCGCTGGTGCTTCCTGAATCTTGGCTAAGCCGCGATTATGCCGCTATTGTTCATTATTTGCTGCTGCGTTGGTTCAAAATCAAGTACATAGTAGAGGATTCGCATGCTGTTTGGTTTCCTGACGCGCAGGTGAAAACGACGCTGCTCATTGCTGACCGAATCCCACGAAAAAGCAGCGCGTTTGACTGGCAAGAATCGGATACATTTCTCCGTATCAGACTATCCAGTGGCACAATTGGCGTTGGCAGTGTAGTAGACAATGTTTTTGATGGAGTAGAAACAAATCCAGAAAAAGCATTTTCTAGGCTGGTCTCTGGTTGGCTGGCTTCCGGTATTGTGGAGAGTACCCCATTGGTAGAGGCCGAGCTTGTTTCATTAAGTGGTGTTGCAGGCAACTTACGGCGGGCTTGCACCAAGCGCAAATGGTTGAGTAAGCTGGAGTCCTTGGGCAATTCAGCACAAGCGGGGCCGACCGAAGCCTACTCTATGCCTGCCGCATTGGCGCAGTGGTTGGGGCACCGGCCCCATTCCGAAATCACTAGCCTGCACTCCTTCGGTGTCAGCGTAGGGCAGGGGTTACGAACAGGGGCCAACTTCTTCTTTTATGCGGATGCTATCAATGAGTCTGAGGACGAAGTAGAACTGCAAACCAGTAAAGAATTTGGACGAACAAGGTACCAAGTGCCCAAATCGCAGGTACTGCCTGTCCTACGAAAGCAATCGGAGCTTCCCAAAGGGTATGTAGTCGAAGCACAGGCCTTGAAAGGGCGTGTACTTGCTTTGCAACACTCTGCCCTGCCTGAAGACATTCTCTTGGCCACGAGCAAGAGCGGAGCAGCTTCGCCCTATACAGAGATTTCAAGCCCCCTAGCGGACTTCATCCGCGTCGCTGATGAATTAGAGGTGGACGAGGACGGCAAACACATCCGGGAACTATCGGCCGTCGCTCCCAATGTGCGGGCAGGAGGAAGTAAAAAGGCTCCAGCTCCTAGATTTTGGTACATGCTGCCCGACTTTGCGCCACGGCATCGACCAGACCTCTTCGTCGCAAGAGTCAATAGCGGTTCACCGCGCACCTTCCTCAATAAAAACCGGGAAGCAATAGTGGACGCAAACTTCTCCACTATCTGGCTTAACACGGAAAGTGTGGCTGATGCTTGGGGCTTGCTGGCTTTAATGAATAGTACTTGGTGTAGCGCTGCCTTAGAGCTTTCTGCCGCGGTAATGGGTGGAGGTGCACTGAAAGTAGAAGCTTCTCATCTTCTCCGGATACCTGTACCAAGATTTACCCAAGCCGAGTGGGCCGGGCTATCGAGAATCGGGAGGAAGCTTGCAAACCAAAGCAACGACCAACTGCAAGCCGACATTGATGAGTTAGTTTGCAGCGCACTTTTGGGCCGCCCAGCTACCAGGGGTGAGTTGCAAGCACTATCCCTTATTGCTTTGGAAGCAAGAATGAGACGGGAGCGTCGGAAAAAAATGGATTTAACAGCTAATGTCTCATAA
- a CDS encoding ABC-three component system protein, translating to MLFNYFARRASSGAFLYPQQQSSKQSPADTRVALSYLLGLDWRISVEREQLRQSTENTKKLQKAAQDGLLEGLTGDPKQLLTQSVLVQEDVNRMTEAVRSFRMLPDYAEREKEANSLTREINKLADENAQDSLYIHDLEVSLSSELAPQLDDVHRMYLEAGVSLPGVALQRFEEVRKFHESVVRNRKMYLEEELTQARLNVETRLRKMLQLDERRTEVMTLLKTHGALQHYSKLQSELSRAEARAEQIKQQQSILHEVAERVAQFKIDQQRLYLRLQRDFIENEQLLKDAILAFEEASRALYENAGNLNIYPSETGPNFEVTIQGMKSQGVNNAQIFCFDMMLMRMATRRGISPGFLIHDSSLFDPIDERQKERALEYGAKLADQIGFQYIVTLNSDQIPKERVTNFPLEAYIVPPLLTDEPGGGLFGIEFN from the coding sequence ATGCTCTTCAATTACTTCGCTCGCCGAGCAAGTAGCGGAGCATTCCTTTACCCACAGCAACAGTCAAGTAAACAAAGCCCAGCTGACACTAGGGTAGCTCTATCCTATCTACTGGGATTGGATTGGCGCATCAGTGTAGAACGTGAACAGCTTAGGCAGTCTACGGAGAATACCAAGAAGCTGCAAAAAGCTGCACAGGATGGTCTTTTAGAGGGGCTTACTGGTGATCCGAAGCAACTGCTTACTCAATCTGTGTTGGTCCAGGAAGATGTCAACAGAATGACAGAAGCTGTTCGCAGCTTTAGAATGCTTCCCGATTACGCTGAGCGCGAGAAGGAGGCCAATTCTCTCACCCGTGAGATAAACAAGCTAGCAGACGAGAATGCTCAAGACAGTCTATACATCCATGATTTGGAAGTTTCGCTAAGCTCGGAGCTGGCCCCACAGCTTGATGATGTGCACCGAATGTACTTAGAGGCAGGTGTGTCTTTACCAGGAGTAGCATTGCAGCGATTTGAAGAGGTGCGCAAGTTTCACGAATCGGTAGTGCGCAACCGCAAAATGTATCTGGAGGAAGAGTTGACCCAAGCTCGCCTAAATGTTGAAACTAGGCTACGAAAAATGCTTCAACTTGATGAGAGGCGAACCGAAGTCATGACACTTTTAAAAACACATGGCGCCTTACAGCATTACTCCAAGCTGCAGAGCGAATTGAGTAGAGCAGAGGCCAGGGCAGAACAGATAAAGCAACAGCAGTCTATTTTACACGAAGTAGCAGAGCGTGTTGCACAGTTTAAGATTGATCAGCAGCGCCTGTACTTACGCTTACAGCGTGACTTTATCGAGAACGAACAGTTACTAAAAGACGCAATTTTAGCATTTGAGGAAGCTTCGCGAGCTCTGTATGAGAATGCAGGTAACCTCAATATCTATCCAAGTGAAACAGGACCCAATTTTGAGGTGACCATTCAAGGAATGAAAAGCCAAGGGGTTAACAACGCACAGATTTTTTGCTTTGACATGATGCTTATGCGAATGGCTACAAGGCGTGGAATTTCCCCTGGTTTTTTGATACACGACAGCAGCCTATTTGACCCTATTGACGAACGGCAGAAAGAGAGAGCCTTAGAATATGGCGCTAAGCTGGCTGATCAGATTGGCTTTCAATATATTGTAACCTTAAACTCAGACCAGATTCCGAAAGAAAGGGTCACTAACTTCCCCTTAGAGGCCTATATCGTACCCCCACTGTTGACTGATGAACCTGGTGGTGGCCTTTTTGGGATTGAATTTAACTAA
- a CDS encoding ABC-three component system middle component 6 has protein sequence MILPTKHLPTERALLTIGARLLMHLQEPKSVSRLWTDIKHDSSQYNSISFDWFVLALDLLSAMGTIHFANERIARTTTA, from the coding sequence ATGATTCTACCTACTAAACACCTTCCAACCGAGCGCGCCTTGCTCACTATTGGTGCGCGACTACTTATGCACCTACAAGAACCCAAATCAGTTTCACGACTTTGGACCGACATCAAGCACGACTCATCTCAGTATAATTCTATCTCCTTTGACTGGTTTGTGCTTGCTCTTGATCTTTTATCAGCCATGGGCACCATTCATTTCGCAAACGAGCGAATTGCCCGAACAACCACTGCATGA
- a CDS encoding ABC-three component system protein: MHPETREMYEMRFRLRVYEGKGDVYQALFSDVMQRAHPEDFMKTRPWGNLGDKKNDGFLKSERHLYQVYAPNEMNAAQAIKKIEEDFLGALPHWGSDFDKWSFVHNAFDGLGPHIQQTIFALEKKHSPIKLTPFSPIDLSKKLFSLDEEDIIAVLGLPYKPTRPSQITFEEIKHVLEQLTHSLPEQPAHIHEVPPGKLEANSLNSNSRNLVRMGMGLAPRVGDFFGTHRFDPELGNRVAKVLRNEYIRLKESRIGPDAIYSALFNLIKQHQHSSEAAALAILAYFFERCDIFEPLSSEPTLQGA, encoded by the coding sequence ATGCATCCTGAAACCCGTGAAATGTATGAAATGCGGTTTAGACTTCGCGTTTACGAAGGCAAGGGCGATGTATACCAAGCGCTTTTCTCAGATGTAATGCAACGGGCCCATCCAGAGGATTTCATGAAAACGCGGCCGTGGGGCAACCTAGGAGATAAAAAGAATGATGGTTTTTTAAAGTCAGAGCGTCATCTGTATCAAGTCTATGCCCCGAATGAGATGAACGCGGCGCAAGCTATCAAGAAGATTGAAGAAGACTTCCTGGGTGCACTACCTCACTGGGGTTCAGACTTCGATAAATGGTCTTTTGTACACAATGCTTTTGATGGTTTAGGGCCTCATATACAGCAGACAATATTTGCTCTAGAAAAGAAGCACAGCCCTATAAAGCTTACACCGTTCAGCCCTATTGACCTTTCAAAGAAGCTGTTTAGCCTCGATGAAGAAGACATTATCGCGGTACTAGGATTGCCCTACAAACCTACGCGGCCATCTCAAATCACATTTGAGGAAATTAAGCATGTTTTAGAACAGCTAACACACTCGCTTCCTGAACAACCTGCTCACATACATGAAGTACCCCCAGGAAAGTTAGAGGCAAATAGCCTGAACTCAAACAGCCGGAACCTTGTGCGAATGGGGATGGGACTTGCCCCTCGGGTTGGCGATTTTTTTGGAACTCACCGATTTGATCCAGAGCTCGGCAACCGAGTTGCCAAAGTACTCAGAAACGAATACATACGATTGAAAGAGTCTCGCATTGGTCCTGATGCGATTTATAGTGCTCTCTTCAACCTGATTAAACAACATCAACACTCATCAGAGGCCGCGGCGTTAGCCATTTTAGCCTATTTCTTCGAGCGTTGTGACATTTTTGAGCCGCTTAGCAGTGAGCCAACCTTGCAAGGGGCATGA
- a CDS encoding site-specific integrase produces MEKVDALTVNPIRHGLSHHTGAAARYVEAGLTGAPNTARAYGAHLKRFSAWCTEHGFSALPAPVDALVGFCTHLAESGKKVGTLEQHCAAISKAHAVRGVHSPTDDKQFKIFMDGVRRVHGVRQKQAPAFSLVQLKQLVRSLDVQTLTGLRDRAILLLGFTGAFRRSELTALNVQDLRFTEECLVVSLGKSKTNQLGDYEEKAIFYSPEPAVCPIRSLKAWLEQLERNEGPVFVMLRKGNRLTTNRLSDQTINTLVQRYLGPSYTAHSLRASFVTVAKLNGADDSKIMNQTKHKTSAMIRRYTRLDNVQQHNAAKELGL; encoded by the coding sequence ATGGAAAAGGTAGACGCACTAACGGTGAATCCTATTAGGCACGGGCTGTCGCACCACACCGGAGCGGCCGCTCGCTATGTCGAGGCCGGACTTACCGGCGCCCCGAATACGGCCCGGGCATACGGCGCCCACTTGAAGCGCTTTAGCGCTTGGTGCACCGAGCACGGGTTCTCGGCACTGCCGGCGCCCGTCGATGCGTTGGTTGGTTTTTGCACCCATTTGGCCGAATCCGGCAAAAAGGTTGGCACTCTGGAGCAGCACTGCGCGGCCATCAGCAAAGCGCACGCGGTGCGTGGCGTCCACTCGCCTACAGACGACAAGCAGTTCAAGATTTTCATGGATGGTGTGCGACGGGTTCATGGGGTGCGTCAGAAACAGGCGCCGGCATTTTCGCTGGTGCAGCTCAAGCAGCTGGTGCGCAGCCTGGATGTGCAGACGCTGACCGGACTGCGGGACCGGGCCATTCTGCTGCTCGGATTTACGGGGGCGTTCCGCCGCTCGGAATTGACCGCCCTGAACGTGCAAGATTTGCGCTTTACTGAGGAATGTCTCGTCGTTTCGCTGGGCAAGAGCAAAACCAACCAGTTAGGTGACTATGAAGAGAAGGCCATTTTCTATTCTCCCGAGCCGGCGGTTTGCCCTATTCGCTCCTTGAAGGCTTGGTTGGAGCAACTGGAACGCAACGAAGGACCTGTGTTCGTTATGTTGCGCAAAGGCAACCGACTCACCACCAACCGCCTCTCAGACCAGACCATCAATACGTTAGTGCAGCGTTATCTAGGTCCGAGCTACACTGCTCACTCACTGCGAGCTTCCTTTGTGACAGTGGCCAAGCTAAATGGGGCCGATGACAGCAAAATCATGAACCAAACCAAGCACAAGACCAGTGCCATGATTCGACGATATACGCGACTTGATAACGTCCAGCAGCATAATGCTGCCAAGGAACTAGGCTTATAA
- a CDS encoding toxin-antitoxin system YwqK family antitoxin, with protein MAKLYFIQFLLLISGPALAQKSKTTVPLPPTDTVYFDHDWERTDIPQDRVYARIARHGSDGLTVGTVRDYFYPSWKKQFEGKLLGEAPDVASGLCAAWYENGKPHFTGTYIKGAPQGDYREWREDGREIKIKLKWQEALALSTAKLHSYYNSGSSRVMVPVPLPPGTVGVVYKIDIRDEGQPPITWSTAITLAAAYAAAPVTGGASLLLTAGAKALASEAQQTPPEVSTKCRFFVTDDTQQTVPFMAPATKGQMPAAEHCFRTAVNVTQESRSFAVAPGTNQIYICVQNDNSRTAAKLSISVNALVKSRE; from the coding sequence ATGGCTAAACTTTACTTTATACAGTTTTTGCTTCTTATAAGTGGCCCTGCACTGGCTCAGAAGTCCAAAACTACCGTGCCCTTACCACCAACCGACACAGTTTACTTTGACCATGATTGGGAGCGCACTGATATTCCACAAGACCGAGTCTATGCCCGCATTGCGCGGCATGGTTCTGATGGGCTCACCGTCGGCACTGTAAGAGATTACTTCTATCCATCCTGGAAGAAGCAATTCGAGGGCAAACTGCTAGGTGAAGCACCTGACGTTGCCTCCGGACTTTGTGCGGCGTGGTACGAGAATGGCAAGCCTCACTTCACCGGTACCTATATAAAGGGTGCTCCGCAGGGCGACTACCGGGAATGGCGAGAGGACGGGCGTGAGATTAAGATAAAGCTTAAGTGGCAGGAAGCACTTGCCTTGTCGACAGCAAAACTTCATTCTTATTACAACTCGGGCAGTTCACGGGTAATGGTTCCGGTACCGTTGCCTCCTGGTACCGTTGGTGTGGTATACAAAATTGATATCCGGGATGAAGGTCAGCCACCGATTACCTGGAGTACTGCAATCACCTTGGCTGCAGCCTACGCAGCGGCGCCAGTAACTGGAGGTGCAAGTCTGCTACTTACAGCAGGAGCGAAAGCGTTAGCTTCTGAAGCCCAGCAGACACCACCTGAGGTCAGTACCAAATGCCGGTTTTTCGTTACTGATGATACTCAACAGACTGTGCCATTCATGGCACCTGCAACGAAAGGACAAATGCCTGCTGCTGAGCATTGCTTTCGAACCGCTGTGAATGTCACCCAAGAGTCCAGGTCATTTGCGGTAGCTCCTGGCACAAACCAGATATATATCTGTGTGCAAAATGATAATTCACGTACTGCCGCAAAGCTCAGTATATCAGTTAATGCGCTAGTCAAGAGCCGGGAGTAG
- a CDS encoding helix-turn-helix transcriptional regulator has translation MLRLYNMNWYAISDLAILRELGSSLRQVRLNRNQSQQAVADAAGIDRATLSQVEHGRPTSLLTFVQLLRTLEQLDLLEVFLTKAEISPRL, from the coding sequence TTGTTGCGTCTGTATAACATGAACTGGTACGCTATTTCCGATTTAGCCATCCTGCGGGAACTGGGCAGCAGCCTGCGTCAGGTGCGCCTCAACCGCAACCAGTCCCAGCAGGCGGTAGCCGATGCGGCTGGCATTGACCGGGCAACCCTGAGCCAGGTTGAGCACGGCCGGCCCACTTCCTTGCTGACCTTTGTGCAGCTGCTGCGCACGCTCGAACAACTCGATTTGCTGGAGGTCTTCTTGACCAAGGCCGAAATCAGCCCCAGGCTATAG